The genomic window CTTTAGGTAATTTCTAAATGTTTGCTTTTGAAGTGTCATACtcatacagtaaaaaaatatttttgttgtgccACGGTATATCcatcttaaatttgtatttaacaatccgtaaataaaagtacatttggTGTGGATTAACTTGTGTGcaagatttaattttatttgattttatttgactttaatttagaaattttttttaaaaaattgtaatttaatgttGTAATAGTTAGGTATTACAAACTTAGTTATTGCAAAATGACAAAATGATGGTCCCATCAGgtttgtattattgaggtttAACTTTATTGGTAAGTAATTAACTGCAAAAGTGAAAATGAACAGATGTAAAATGCGGAGGAGTTTCCACTGGTGATTGACTGGCACCAATCAGAGTGCTTGCTGAGCATGGGTGACGTGTGGCGACTGCCCGCAGCCTGACCATCCTGGTGAACCGCGGCTGGGTGCCGGCCCGGCTCAAGTCTCCCGAGCTGCGCATGGCGGGCCAGGTGCAGGGGGAGGTGGAGCTGGTGGGGGTCATCAGGTGCAGCGAGGGTCGACCCCCCTTCCTGCCCAAGAACAGACCCGACTGCTGGGTCTACAGGTCGGTCACCTCACTTGGAGCTTGGGCTTACAAACAGTTGATCATTTCCAGGTTGCAGCAATGTTACGTCAAGTGTTTTTGAGAGGTGTATTTATTATTCAGGAGGGAAAATATACAAATGTGAACCTTAGGCTTCCCTGATGCCAAATGCTGCATAAGTGAAGCTAcggctaaaaaaaatttaccagtgtttttgttattatattatttgtacTTGTTCTTATGTTCttacacataaaattaaacttacaaATAATATCTTAATTGTTGTGTGTTTCAATAATTATGTTTCAACAAAAGAATtcttaaaaaagtttaaatttgtaaaaaataatatacaattagCTAAACTAAGTAACAGTATTAATTAggacaaaatattaaaaacaacttAGTTTGAGTTGGTTATTTTCCATGGCTCTAAGGATGTGCCTTGTCAACTGATTTCTTAGCATCAGTGCCAGATCCTCAACTATGCCACCTTCAgttgtgaatgtttaatttaaaatttcattctgTAATTGATATATATTCATTTGCATTTAAAGTGCAGCATTATAATTTCAGTGAATTGATAGCCATTAGCATGCACTAATGTTAGATATTTAAGGGGTCTGCCTGGtcaagggtgtatctgtgttagtgaggcaggattaTACATGCAGCGCTtgctgatgcttctagcgcggtgtcgcctcgtCTTGTCACGCAATCTTCTCGTCACGCAATCTTCTCGTCATGCGTAGGGCAACTATGAAGTTTTAGTAGTAACCTTACCATTAGATGACAGAGAACTGAAGATAAATGTGTGATGCAAATGCAAtacccttgggtgctttcaagaattctCACTGGGCATTTTTCATGtctagaaattattttaaaaacttgaattttggtccttttcactctccttaaaatacggtttaaaaaaaaaaagtggaacaGAACTACctccctcagcgcattcttaaaagTGCTTTTCGGTAACATATTCCACTTGGATAtctggagcagttttcaaattgcgtggtttcttctgaagctctgcacactgtgtgtgcGCTCAGTTAGACGGGGCCTTAATGTAAATAATCTGGAAAACATAGTGAATTTATTTCACATGATTTTCTGTGCAACATATGAAATTTAAAAGTGTTAGTGAATTTTTCTAGGTGGTAGAAAAACACAACAGAAATTTATAGCACTGCTTATAATCGCTATATACaacaaattttgatgaaaaaaaattgactatagcaacaatttttatttttgtgaacagGTGCAATGAATTTTAACTGcaagaatattaaaatattgttattttagtGTATTATTTAGAAAAGTAGCATTGGTATTACTGTCCTCTGCAGGGATCTGGCTGAAATGGCCAACACAACAGGGGCGACCCCGGTGTTCCTGGATGCTGCGGCCTCGAGCACCGTGCCCGGAGGACCAATAGGAGGCCAGACCAGGGTCACGCTGCGCAATGAGCACATGTCCTACATCATAACATGGTCAGTACGCATGTTATTTATTCCTGCAAGCAGAATGATTTTTTATTCTTTTGCTGATGCACTAAAAAGTAGTGATTAAGTGGGTGTCTTTGGATCCCAACTAATGTACATGTATCATGCAGTGCATGGAGGATTTCTTTTTGTTTCATTCtgcaccaaaattatttattacctttcCATAGTGAGTCACATTTGTGttcagtaataaaatatttccttaaGAAAATGAGTCTTCAGGCATTATACATGGAGAAAGAATTAATCGTGGCTTAATGGCTTAAGGTCATCAGCACTAAGGATATAGAGACAGTGAGCGATAATGTGAAAATGGACTGGTGGGGAAACAGATGTgccctgagaaaacccacaggccatcGTAACATCGCTGTGTATCCCACTTGTGAAAAACCCATCTTCGACCCAGATTTCTTGAGGGGAAGACGAGTGTTCAGATCGCTTGACCTCCTGACCCCTTGTGTGCAGAGAGACTGGCTGGACGGACTGCCTAGTGCTGAGTGCATGTGGGTGCTTGAAGTACTGTCAGTCCCCTTCTCCTTTCTTTGCAATAGACCCAGATTCAATTTTAGGGTTCATATGCCTCCTTAATagccttaaaaagtccttaatttttgTGTTAAATTGAATAATGGCTCTCAAAAATCCATAAATATCATTTATAACCCTTAAAAACTCCGTAATAAAAACTGATAGCGTACAAATAAGTGCTAAATGTTGGTAtgtaatgttcttttgtttccaaTTTTGCAGCAAACAACACAAACGCAGTTCAATTTGTGAATTTCGGGCCATGTGATTAGATTTTAATTAGAGATGTACGaatctgcaaatttttaagtcgattcaagtttgaatttttatttgaatctttgacacttaagtcgagcttgaatatttgcactttactgttaagagtccttagatggttgtcttgttatatcatgacccacttaatcaaatatatttaaaatacaagtattaatacaaataattcatttagaataaattcttaactctataatacaattcaataattgaggtattCTGTAGAGCATCATACTTCTAGTTACATTACTAATCACAGTAAATTAACtcattataaaaattgaaaaatatgttaatagTTATACAAAAACTGTTCCAATAGTGCAGTTAACTATTTACATGGTAAATGAAATCAATTTCTAATAAGCAACAaatgaaactgtaaaaaattaaaatattgtacagtaatcattttgattattttataccACCTATAAAAGAGAATATTAAAGACTGTGGTATCAGCCTACAaaacataatgaaaatatattcctAGCAGTacatattaaacaatattttaatggaaAGCGTATAACTGTAAGAAGTAATATTTTAAGGTCACagtcacaaatatttaaaatacaatctaCCATGTTATctgcagaaataaaataaaaaaatcacaaattattGTGAAGAAAAACCAGTTTTTCTACGAGGCTCGAGGACAAGTTTTGGCGTCGTGTGGAAATGGTGAGTCCCGCTTTAGAGAACAACCTTTCACTAGCTACTGAAGTAGCTGGAATGCCTAAATAGTGCATTGCTAGCTCAGCTAGATGGGGGTAATTTCTGCACGATTTCCACCATTCAAGTGAAACTTCATCTCAACCAATTACTGTACCATCAAGAAAATCATgaacctaaaagaaaaaaaaaaatgttgtaactgTAAAATCAGTAGGCCTACAGAaataattagtgatgggtcgaatcccatttttcccgaatccgaatcttgaattcgaatcccaaacagtacctcgaatccacccctcgaatccgaatccagatctcaagggttaattataaaataatttataagttaagagaaaaaattaaacattatgcagaattatttaaccctttaaatttttatttaaaaaaacaaggattttgacacggtctggatcaagacgattctgtttttggtcacatatgtttcctgcagtgctgaacaaacgttcagagaatactgtcgcaggtggtgaacataaatattttttggacagtttatgtagcctgggtgaacacgcagctgagttttccagtattcgaggatgtttatttctgggttaactgtaggatcacgtaagaatctggtcacttcatcaattgctgtagaatccgacttggtggatttaaggcattcaggcattatctgtgagtacagtgattcatgtatccacggaaatcggaaaacgaaattcaacatccgacggaacaatatt from Bacillus rossius redtenbacheri isolate Brsri chromosome 1, Brsri_v3, whole genome shotgun sequence includes these protein-coding regions:
- the LOC134540376 gene encoding surfeit locus protein 1 isoform X6 codes for the protein MKYDPFGIALLSVPVAAFALGTWQVKRRQWKLQLIADLSERFNTEPEELPYDLSLLDDMEYRPVRVRGQFDHSKELYMGPRSLIVDGDSPAGGGVFSGSSGGQTGYLVITPFQLADRDLTILVNRGWVPARLKSPELRMAGQVQGEVELVGVIRCSEGRPPFLPKNRPDCWVYRDLAEMANTTGATPVFLDAAASSTVPGGPIGGQTRVTLRNEHMSYIITWSVRMLFIPASRMIFYSFADALKSSD